ACCGAAATCACGGAGTTCAATTCTATCTCCGGCAGCTAGCGCATCTTTAATAATCTGGAACGTAGTTTCAACAACCTTTTGCGCATCCTGCCGCGGGATTTTTGCTGCTTCAGAAACTTTTTCAATTAAATCGGCTTTAATCATAAAT
This portion of the bacterium genome encodes:
- a CDS encoding integration host factor subunit beta; the encoded protein is MIKADLIEKVSEAAKIPRQDAQKVVETTFQIIKDALAAGDRIELRDFGVFLVKQRVARVGRNPKTKVEAPIPARKMPVFKPGRELKQIVNTK